The nucleotide window CCTTAGCGGTGATGCCGAGCCTTTGGCTGTTAACGGTGTTGTTCGAGTCTTGGCAGCAGTGGAATGGCTTGTGTTTTCGCCTGATGTTTTTACTGTATCCGGTGTGGGTCGTACTGCTGCCGATTTTGATTCTGTTTTATGCGGTGCGATCGCCGAAAGCCCTGTGGCCCTATGGGTATTTGCTGGTGCATGTGGTGGTATACGTCGCGCCAGTGCTGATCTTTCTCGCAGACCCAGCCAGACGCGCGACATTGGTGTTTTGATTATGTCCGAATCACTCACGCAGGATGCTTGGTGTCAGTTATGTGGTTACTCGCCGGAATGGTTAGTTGCCGGCATGTTGGATGTTGATTTTGTGCAGATGCAGGCAATCGAGTATCAGCAAGATGCCGATGCCGACTTAGCGGATTACAAGCGGGACGCCTACCGCTATTTACTGGCGAAAATTAATTGGCGCGATCGATCGCAGTTCCGCCAGTTTATGCAGGTGGTCGAATCTGATGCGAAGATGCCGTTATCCCAAGCGGCAATCAGCGAATTGATCGAATCTGATAAAGTCCCCTATGACTGGTTTGCTGAGCTGGCGGACAAACGTGTTTTGCAGCAGGCCAGTATTCAGCAAAAACTCGCTAAGATCAAGCCGTAGTTGCCAGTCAATTGTAGGATCGATCAATCGATGCCAGAACCGTTAAAAAATGTCTATACTCCAGAATTGATCCGGGCTTTAGCCACAGCGGTCAAAGCGGAGTACAGTCAGTTTGATGTCGCGGAATTTGAACGATCGATATTCAATCCCGCTTGGCAGACCGAAGAACTGAAACAGCGAATGCGCCACATTGCCATCTCGCTCCAGCAGTATTTGCCCCAGGACTATGCCCAGGCGATCGCGCTTTTGCTCCCAGTCGCGGCACAGTTCGGCGGATCGGAGTGCGGCGATTTTGAATATATGTTTTTCCCCGACTTTGTGGCATTGTACGGTCTAGAAGATTTTGAGATATCGATGTCAGCGCTGGAGCATTTTACGAAGTTCTCTAGTTCGGAATTTGCCGTGCGGCCCTTTATCGTGCGCTATGGCGATCAGATGATGCAACAAATGCACCGTTGGGCCGCGTCCGATGATCCCCATGTCCGCCGGTTAGCCAGTGAAGGCTGTCGGCCCCGCTTGCCTTGGGCAATGGCCTTGCCGCAGTTCAAACAAGCCCCGACGCCGGTGTTGCCGATTTTGGAAAAGTTGAAAAATGACGATAGCCTCTACGTTCGCCGCAGTGTTGCCAATAACCTGAATGACATCGCGAAAGACCATCCGCAAATTGTGGTCGATATTGCCCACCGTTGGTTTGGGCAGAGTCCGGAAGTCGATTGGTTGGTGAAACACGCTTGCCGATCGTTGCTCAAGCAGGGAGAGCCTGCTGTGATGTCGTTATTTGGATTCGCTGCTCCAGATCATGTTGTGTGCAGTGACTTAGTTGTGCAACCCCAGGTATCGATGGGCGACGCCTTAACCTTTGCCTTTGAATTACACACCGATCGACTGAGCCTTGGTCAGTTGCGTCTGGAATATGCGATCGATTTTATGAAAGCGCAGGGAAAGCGATCGCGCAAGGTGTTCAAAATTGCCGAAGCCGATTACCAGACAGCCCACAAGCAATTTACCAAACGCCATTCATTCAAGCCCATCTCGACCCGGACCTACTACCCGGGGCGCCACGGCTTGCATCTGATGATTAACGGCATTGAACTGGCCGCAGCGCAGTTTGAGTTAGTGAATCTTTGAGCGAGTGAATATTTGAGTGAGTAAATCTTGACCTAACCCAACGGCTCGCGTCCCGGATACACCGCATGTACCGATTCACTACCCGAATGGGGAAAATCACGCCGATAGCGAGCGGCTTCTGGCTTACCCCAACCAAGCTGCAAAATGATTTCTAAGTTTTCGCCGCGCCCATGATGGGAAAGCGTTGCCCATTCCGATCGTGCAATAATTCGTTCAATTGCTGGGTAATCACTCGGCTCAAACCGAATCCCCCGCTGCATAGCCAGGAATAACTGCATTGCATCCGTCACTTGCTGCCAGAAATTAACCACGTCTAACTTTGCGGCCGATAGTACCTGCAAATCTTGGTTAAGGCTTGCCAGTTGTTCATCGATTTTGGGAAATTTGAGGGTGCGATCGTTGAAGGTGATTTCCTGCCAAACAATGCCCGAAACTTGATGTTCCTGTTGGTATTGATGGATTGTGGTGCGAAAGTTTTCGTAGGCGGTGA belongs to Romeriopsis navalis LEGE 11480 and includes:
- a CDS encoding DNA alkylation repair protein, which translates into the protein MPEPLKNVYTPELIRALATAVKAEYSQFDVAEFERSIFNPAWQTEELKQRMRHIAISLQQYLPQDYAQAIALLLPVAAQFGGSECGDFEYMFFPDFVALYGLEDFEISMSALEHFTKFSSSEFAVRPFIVRYGDQMMQQMHRWAASDDPHVRRLASEGCRPRLPWAMALPQFKQAPTPVLPILEKLKNDDSLYVRRSVANNLNDIAKDHPQIVVDIAHRWFGQSPEVDWLVKHACRSLLKQGEPAVMSLFGFAAPDHVVCSDLVVQPQVSMGDALTFAFELHTDRLSLGQLRLEYAIDFMKAQGKRSRKVFKIAEADYQTAHKQFTKRHSFKPISTRTYYPGRHGLHLMINGIELAAAQFELVNL